In one Juglans regia cultivar Chandler chromosome 11, Walnut 2.0, whole genome shotgun sequence genomic region, the following are encoded:
- the LOC109003090 gene encoding protein CHLOROPLAST IMPORT APPARATUS 2-like, producing the protein MSSCLSGGSGRTYALDLDIVKSLSTSSRTSQTSSPSSTLSESSNSPLTICTRKSRTPRKRPNQTYNEAAALLSTAYPNIFSAKNLTKPRKFTKQHDSFLDDSPELLLPFRVTDSSAFLLHQPIQEKPSCQIQSKVTNFCDKPCQSPGEVDFHASSLELCDGYEEDFDAESILDEEIEEGIDSIMGNLSVDTDMVDDFNAGSSYGSGQKISWYGNSIPVGLGFGGKFDLGFGMRINGGVRALRHVDEGNWWGFPIVDVHQISPRFHKASVSTEKKKKKKKVEKLSVVELKEKELPKENSASPKPNSGLLLKLNFEEVLNAWSNRGSPFSDEILGSDMPGDDVSARLAQIDLFLDGGGLREASVLRYKEKRRTRLFSKKIRYQVRKVNADQRPRMKGRFVRRPNSSTNGQR; encoded by the exons ATGTCTTCGTGTTTAAGCGGAGGCAGCGGTAgaacttatgcacttgacctcGACATCGTAAAATCTCTATCCACATCGAGTCGAACGTCGCAAACTTCTTCACCTTCTTCGACTCTCTCAGAATCGAGCAATTCTCCGCTCACAATTTGCACCCGAAAATCCCGAACTCCACGAAAGCGTCCGAATCAAACCTACAACGAGGCGGCAGCCCTCCTCTCCACAGCCTATCCCAACATCTTCTCTGCTAAAAACCTCACAAAGCCTCGCAAATTTACCAAGCAACATGATTCTTTCTTAGACGATTCCCCAGAGTTGCTGCTGCCCTTTCGAGTCACCGACAGTTCTGCTTTCTTGCTTCACCAACCAATTCAAGAGAAGCCCAGTTGTCAAATTCAATCCAAGGTAACGAATTTTTGCGACAAACCCTGTCAAAGTCCAGGGGAAGTTGATTTCCATGCGAGTTCGTTGGAATTGTGTGATGGGTATGAGGAGGATTTTGATGCAGAATCGATTCTTGACGAAGAAATAGAAGAGGGAATTGATAGCATTATGGGAAATTTGAGTGTGGATACCGATATGGTAGATGACTTCAACGCTGGTTCCTCTTATGGCAGTGGCCAAAAGATTTCTTGGTATGGGAATTCAATTCCAGTGGGATTGGGTTTTGGTGGAAAATTCGACTTGGGGTTTGGAATGAGAATCAATGGAGGAGTGAGAGCGTTGAGGCACGTGGATGAGGGAAATTGGTGGGGTTTCCCCATTGTGGATGTGCATCAAATCTCTCCCAGATTTCATAAGGCTTCAGTTTCTaccgagaagaagaagaagaagaaaaaggtcGAGAAGTTGTCGGTCGTGGAGTTGAAGGAGAAGGAATTGCCCAAAGAGAATTCTGCATCCCCGAAACCCAATTCAGGATTATTGCTGAAACTGAATTTTGAAGAGGTCTTGAACGCTTGGTCCAACCGGGGGTCTCCATTTTCCGACGAAATTTTAGGCTCCGATATGCCGGGGGATGATGTCTCC GCCAGGCTAGCgcaaattgatttgtttttggaTGGAGGCGGGCTGAGAGAAGCTAGCGTGCTACGGTACAAGGAAAAACGGCGTACACGACTATTCTCTAAGAAAATCAGATATCAAGTCAGAAAAGTCAACGCTGATCAACGGCCTAGAATGAAg GGGCGCTTTGTTAGAAGGCCGAATTCTAGCACTAATGGTCAGAGATGA
- the LOC109003089 gene encoding RNA-binding KH domain-containing protein PEPPER, protein MATTEPTENGTTNALESDTQTLPSEGTTTSSTPTDPPPTTTAATTETPATAPTESEPSAQNPESESAPASDPPAIVTTTATPPDKRWPGWPGHCVFRIIVPVLKVGSIIGRRGDLIKKMCEETRARIRVLDGAVGTPDRVVLISGKEEPEAPFSPAMDAVIRVFKRVSGLSETEGDAKASGAAGVAFSSIRLLVASTQAINLIGKQGSLIKAIQESTSASVRVLSGDEVPLYVAADERIVELQGETLKVLKALEAVVGHLRKFLVDQSVLPLFEKSYAAPVSQDRIADVWSDKSSLHTASQNSIATEYPLSVSAKRDSLFLDRETHLESQLLPSGMSLYGQDPVLSGIRSSGLARAGAPIVTQITQTMQIPLSYAEAILGPKGSNIALIRRSSGAILTVQESRGRPDEITVEIKGTSSQVQTAQHMIQEAINTHNEPVTSSYGGIDAVSRYSSYSGATSYPSSTSTYPSSTFSSQSYGGYGSSSLGGGYSTFRL, encoded by the exons ATGGCGACTACCGAACCCACTGAGAACGGAACGACCAACGCCCTGGAGTCCGACACTCAAACACTTCCATCCGAAGGCACTACCACCTCTTCCACGCCAACCGACCCCCCTCCCACTACAACCGCTGCTACCACCGAGACACCAGCCACAGCGCCAACTGAGTCCGAACCTTCCGCTCAGAACCCAGAATCCGAGTCAGCTCCCGCTTCCGACCCTCCGGCTATAGTCACTACCACTGCCACCCCACCCGACAAGAGGTGGCCGGGATGGCCGGGGCACTGCGTGTTCCGGATCATCGTGCCGGTCCTCAAGGTCGGTAGCATCATCGGCCGCAGAGGAGATCTCATCAAGAAGATGTGCGAGGAGACCCGTGCCCGCATTCGAGTCCTCGACGGCGCCGTAGGCACCCCCGATCGAGTT GTGCTGATATCCGGAAAGGAAGAACCAGAGGCACCTTTTTCCCCTGCAATGGATGCTGTGATACGAGTTTTCAAACGTGTCTCTGGATTATCTGAGACTGAGGGTGATGCCAAAGCATCTGGAGCTGCTGGTGTTGCATTTTCTTCAATCCGGTTATTGGTTGCATCGACACAAGCCATTAATTTAATTGGAAAACAAGGCTCGTTAATCAAAGCTATACAGGAGAGTACTAGTGCTTCTGTCAGAGTATTGTCAGGAG ATGAGGTGCCGCTCTATGTTGCTGCAGATGAGAGGATTGTGGAATTGCAGGGAGAAACTTTAAAGGTTCTCAAAGCTCTAGAAGCAGTAGTGGGTCACCTGAGGAAGTTTTTGGTTGATCAAAGTGTTCTTCCTCTTTTTGAAAAGAGT TATGCTGCACCTGTTTCACAAGACCGCATAGCAGATGTCTGGTCTGACAAGTCATCACTGCATACtgcttctcaaaactcaattgCCACTGAATATCCTCTCTCAGTCTCCGCAAAGAGGGATTCTCTATTCCTTGACCGTGAAACTCATTTAGAGTCTCAACTTCTGCCTTCAGGAATGTCACTCTATGGACAAGATCCTGTACTTTCTGGAATACGTTCTTCAGGACTTGCTCGTGCTGGTGCTCCTATTGTTACTCAG ATTACACAAACAATGCAAATCCCACTGTCGTATGCTGAGGCTATTCTTGGACCTAAAGGGTCTAATATTGCTCTCATTCGTCGTAGTAGCGGTGCCATCTTGACTGTGCAAGAGAGCAGGGGTCGACCTGATGAGATCACTGTGGAAATTAAAGGCACCTCATCACAGGTTCAGACAGCTCAACATATGATTCAG GAAGCAATAAATACTCATAATGAACCAGTTACAAGCAGCTATGGTGGGATAGATGCTGTTTCGAGGTATTCCTCTTACTCAGGCGCTACATCTTATCCCTCGTCTACGTCAACTTATCCCTCATCGACATTCTCTTCGCAATCGTATGGTGGGTATGGATCTTCCAGTTTAGGAGGAGGCTACAGTACTTTCAGGCTTTGA